One part of the Pecten maximus chromosome 1, xPecMax1.1, whole genome shotgun sequence genome encodes these proteins:
- the LOC117327902 gene encoding cytochrome c oxidase subunit 6B-like, giving the protein MTDVEKISKPDVKIRQLQYTPRYDARFPNQNMNKMCWQYYVDYHRCVRKMGEDYDGCMYFKMGYSTLCPSEWTEQWDAQQEKGFFACRIMDK; this is encoded by the exons ATGACTGATGTAGAAAAGATTTCAAAACCAGACG TTAAAATCCGTCAGCTGCAGTACACCCCTCGGTATGATGCCAGATTTCCCAACCAGAACATGAACAA GATGTGCTGGCAATACTATGTAGATTACCACCGCTGCGTTAGGAAAATGGGAGAGGACTACGATGGATGCATGTACTTCAAAATGGGTTACTCAACCCTCTGTCCCTCTGAATGG ACTGAGCAATGGGATGCACAACAGGAGAAGGGATTTTTTGCATGTCGTATCATGGATAAATAG